TTTCTGTTGGCAGATCCATATTTGTCCATTACGGATTTAATAGCATCCATTAATTGTGGACCGTCACTAAGACCTAATTTTTTTATTAGGTAATTGTTCTTTACGGTCTCAAGCTCTTTTTCATCACCTCCAGACACTTTGGAGGCGTCAAGGTTGTAAATGGATGGCCCCAAGCCAACAGTTACTTTGGTAAGCAAATCCATGTCAGCAGTTTCACCAAATTTATCCTTGATGTCTGCTGCGTATTTTTCAATAAGATCGTCTCTTTTACTCATAATTTTTTAGTGTCTTAATTAGTTAATAGTTAATATTTTCCCTAAGATATAAAATGAAAGTAATCCGTCAAAATTTTATTATTTAGAAGCCTAGGGGTTTGCACCTCCAAAAGTCTTGGAAAGTCAGCAGTTTTGTAAAAATCCTTAAGTACCTTTTGTAGGCTTTTACCGTCCTTTGCGGTACTGTAATCTATATGGAACATTTTACACAGATCTAAGGCATTAAGTCCATGAGTTGTCTCAAAAAAACGTTCGTACATTTCAGAATCCTTTCTACCGGGTAAAATTCTAAAAATCCCCCCTCCCCCATTGTTTATCAGTATAATCCTGAAATCGCTCCTCATATAATTGTTCCACAACGCATTACTATCGTAGAAAAAACTGAGATCTCCGGTAATTAATACAGTTGGGGATTCATTATGGATTGAAGCTCCCAATGCAGTTGACGTACTACCATCTATACCACTAGTGCCCCTATTGCAAAATACTTTCAACGAGGAATCCAATTCAAACAATTGGGTATACCGTATTGTAGAACTGTTCGCCAAATGCAATTGATATTTTTTTGGAACCGACTTCAATATATGGTCAAAAACTAAAAAATCTGAGTATGGAATTTGCCCTAAATAGTCTTCCCTTAAATTCCTGTATTTCTGCCTGACCGTATTCCATTTTTGAAAATAATTGGAAGAACCACCCTTTGACGGAGAATACATTCTTTCGAAAAATTCGTTGGGCGAGACCTTAAAATGCTTGCTTAGACAAAAAAAAGTATCATTCGCATGAGTTGGTCCTACATGCCAGTGATGGTCAGGAGAATATTCCCTTAGAAACGCCTTGATTTTTTTTGACACTACATGCCCGCCTATGGTAATTAAAAGTTCAGGTCTTAAATCTTTAAAAAGAGATTCCTTTTCCTTACTCAACTCAATAGGTGCCAATATAGAATCTATGCTATTAAAAAAATGGTCATGATGGAGGTTTGAGGTAGTTTCCGTAAAAACTATTACGGAAGAATCGTTGCCAATGGCGTCCAGGATATCCTGAGCTACGGAATCTGGGTGGTTGACGCCTACCAATATGATTTTTCTTTCGGCATTATTCCAAATTTCCACAAAATCCATAAGACTGTCAACTACGATTTCCTGCCTAGGTCGAACG
Above is a window of Maribacter algicola DNA encoding:
- a CDS encoding DUF2853 family protein, producing the protein MSKRDDLIEKYAADIKDKFGETADMDLLTKVTVGLGPSIYNLDASKVSGGDEKELETVKNNYLIKKLGLSDGPQLMDAIKSVMDKYGSANRNKHRAVVYYMLCKHFNKASVY
- the menD gene encoding 2-succinyl-5-enolpyruvyl-6-hydroxy-3-cyclohexene-1-carboxylic-acid synthase; this translates as MKYSNIPVAQSIIGHCKVNGINNVIISPGSRNAPLTLTFTNDSFFECYSIVDERCAAFFALGMAQNLRRPVVLVCTSGSALLNYYPAIAEAYYSEIPLVVISADRPSYKIDIGDGQTIRQDHVYDRHIGYSANLRQDLSHSTEKIRRYRPTWVDSVDLEEGQGIVQAFNQDELNKALSIAIQNNLPVHINVPFEEPLYGVEEVELELPVAVRPRQEIVVDSLMDFVEIWNNAERKIILVGVNHPDSVAQDILDAIGNDSSVIVFTETTSNLHHDHFFNSIDSILAPIELSKEKESLFKDLRPELLITIGGHVVSKKIKAFLREYSPDHHWHVGPTHANDTFFCLSKHFKVSPNEFFERMYSPSKGGSSNYFQKWNTVRQKYRNLREDYLGQIPYSDFLVFDHILKSVPKKYQLHLANSSTIRYTQLFELDSSLKVFCNRGTSGIDGSTSTALGASIHNESPTVLITGDLSFFYDSNALWNNYMRSDFRIILINNGGGGIFRILPGRKDSEMYERFFETTHGLNALDLCKMFHIDYSTAKDGKSLQKVLKDFYKTADFPRLLEVQTPRLLNNKILTDYFHFIS